Proteins encoded in a region of the Rothia mucilaginosa genome:
- a CDS encoding DNA gyrase/topoisomerase IV subunit B: protein MASSNYTARHLSVLEGLEAVRKRPGMYIGSTDSRGLMHCLWEIIDNSVDEALAGFGQSIQVILYRDGSVEVRDDGRGIPTDIEPRTGLSGVEVVFTKLHAGGKFGGGSYNASGGLHGVGASVVNALSSRLDVQVDRGSKTYQMSFRHGIPGFFESGRTPKPEDPFTPATEGTDALQIVGRAKRGVTGTRVRYWADPQIFTPDAKFSYEDLAARARQTAFLIPGLRICIRDERRLPGTPGELEPHEEVFQYDGGISEFVEFLAHDERITDTWRFSGSGSFTETVPVLGEDGRSQLTDVERDCEVDVALRWGIGYETTVRSFVNIIATPKGGTHTTGFEQGLLRVMRKHLADNARKYKVGNDKIEKDDVLAGLTAVLTVRLAEPQFEGQTKEILGTPAVRQIVSKVVGDALKARLESTARAEKAQATALCEKVVSEMKTRVSARIHKETQRRKTALESSSMPTKLVDCRSTNVEHSELFIVEGDSALGTARLARSSSYQALLPIRGKILNTQRASVTDVLANAECAALIQVIGAGSGRTFDLDSARYGKVIMMTDADVDGAHIRTLLLTLFYRYMRPLIEAGRVYAAVPPLHRVEVVRRGKPNEMVYTYSEKQLHELLDSLREQGVSYKEPIQRYKGLGEMDADQLAETTMDPRHRMLRRIRIEDAEAAERAFSLLMGSEVAPRKEFIIAGAHQLDAESIDM, encoded by the coding sequence GTGGCGTCTTCGAACTACACCGCCCGTCACCTCTCCGTGCTGGAAGGTCTGGAAGCTGTACGCAAACGCCCGGGCATGTACATTGGCTCCACCGACTCCCGCGGCCTGATGCACTGCCTCTGGGAGATTATCGACAACTCGGTGGATGAGGCGCTCGCCGGTTTCGGCCAGTCCATTCAGGTCATTCTGTACCGTGACGGTTCGGTTGAGGTACGCGATGATGGCCGCGGTATCCCCACCGACATTGAGCCGCGCACCGGCCTGTCCGGTGTCGAGGTCGTGTTCACCAAGCTGCACGCCGGCGGTAAGTTTGGCGGCGGCTCCTATAACGCGTCCGGTGGTTTGCACGGTGTGGGTGCTTCCGTGGTGAACGCACTGTCTTCCCGCCTGGACGTGCAGGTGGACCGTGGCTCGAAGACCTACCAGATGTCCTTCCGCCACGGCATTCCCGGCTTCTTTGAGTCCGGCCGCACCCCCAAGCCCGAAGATCCGTTCACTCCCGCAACCGAGGGCACTGATGCTCTGCAGATTGTGGGTCGCGCTAAGCGCGGCGTGACCGGCACCCGTGTGCGCTATTGGGCTGACCCGCAGATTTTCACCCCCGACGCTAAGTTCAGCTACGAGGACTTGGCTGCTCGTGCGCGCCAGACCGCGTTCCTCATTCCGGGTCTGCGTATTTGCATCCGCGATGAGCGCCGACTGCCCGGCACCCCCGGCGAGTTGGAGCCCCACGAGGAAGTCTTCCAGTACGACGGCGGCATTAGCGAGTTCGTCGAGTTTCTGGCGCACGATGAGCGTATTACCGACACCTGGCGTTTTAGCGGCAGCGGATCTTTCACCGAGACCGTGCCGGTGCTGGGTGAGGACGGCCGCTCGCAGCTGACCGACGTGGAGCGCGATTGCGAAGTGGACGTTGCGCTGCGCTGGGGCATTGGTTACGAGACGACGGTCCGCAGCTTCGTGAACATTATTGCCACCCCCAAGGGCGGTACTCACACGACCGGTTTTGAGCAGGGCCTGCTGCGCGTGATGCGCAAGCACCTTGCCGATAATGCCCGCAAGTACAAGGTGGGTAACGACAAGATTGAGAAGGACGACGTGCTCGCCGGCTTGACCGCCGTGCTGACCGTGCGTCTTGCCGAGCCGCAGTTTGAGGGGCAGACCAAGGAGATTCTGGGTACCCCGGCGGTTCGCCAGATTGTGTCGAAGGTCGTGGGTGATGCGCTGAAGGCTCGCCTGGAGTCGACCGCCCGCGCCGAGAAGGCTCAGGCGACCGCCCTGTGCGAGAAGGTCGTCTCTGAGATGAAGACCCGCGTCTCGGCGCGCATCCATAAGGAAACTCAGCGCCGTAAGACCGCGCTGGAGTCTTCGTCCATGCCCACTAAGCTGGTGGATTGCCGTTCGACCAATGTTGAGCACTCCGAGCTGTTCATTGTGGAGGGCGACTCGGCGCTGGGTACTGCGCGTCTGGCGCGTTCTTCTTCGTATCAGGCTCTGCTGCCGATTCGCGGTAAGATCCTGAACACTCAGCGTGCCTCGGTGACCGATGTGCTCGCGAACGCCGAGTGCGCGGCGCTGATTCAGGTGATCGGTGCCGGTTCGGGCCGTACTTTTGATCTGGACTCTGCCCGCTACGGCAAGGTCATTATGATGACCGATGCGGACGTGGACGGCGCCCACATTCGTACCCTGCTGCTGACTCTGTTCTACCGTTACATGCGTCCGCTGATTGAGGCCGGTCGCGTGTACGCTGCGGTTCCGCCTCTGCATCGCGTGGAGGTGGTGCGCCGCGGCAAGCCGAACGAGATGGTGTACACCTACTCGGAGAAGCAGCTGCACGAGCTTCTGGATTCTCTGCGGGAGCAGGGGGTGTCCTATAAGGAACCCATTCAGCGTTATAAGGGTCTGGGTGAGATGGACGCCGATCAGCTGGCTGAGACGACGATGGATCCGCGTCATCGCATGCTGCGCCGTATTCGCATTGAGGATGCGGAGGCTGCCGAGCGTGCGTTCTCTCTGTTGATGGGTTCTGAGGTGGCTCCGCGTAAGGAGTTCATTATTGCGGGTGCTCATCAGCTGGATGCTGAGAGCATCGATATGTAG
- a CDS encoding peptidase E — MLILLLLMALALAAGCWAYSYVWRGLNRRVIAAVKVVDPMITLGPYVMAAWVAFMALIATNIWATGTLHTVLTIIFCVVAAGCLGWAGFWLLMHCLGGQTPGKRPIWWREAVAAKFAWRNLSRMPAYLGARTCILPVENPHLTKPYSGSWTRPLGATMPGYSSNGEFIDGFDEFGRKMPRIYPVGPEPTVFEMARWGKSVSSDQLLTTFLPTAPFERLRLPGTMTGPFTFAGEVPHGAVTKWPRRSGANRAFGSYARLGEITERKVELLVDHRIIAALQTTRESYERRHSWMLAFTDIADGDFTMDADENGNLRITFGTIVEGYETPWVFTSTLKDSPRLRRKVHHAMRERRVLKQSSGELMDWYFVPKLSEFPHGPVTNELPEEFYFKSNIMVTNRHESSSRATGEAH, encoded by the coding sequence ATGCTCATCCTTCTTCTGCTGATGGCACTCGCCCTTGCCGCCGGATGCTGGGCGTACTCCTACGTGTGGCGCGGACTGAACCGCCGCGTCATTGCCGCCGTGAAGGTGGTCGACCCGATGATTACGCTCGGCCCGTACGTCATGGCGGCGTGGGTGGCGTTCATGGCTCTAATCGCCACGAATATCTGGGCGACCGGAACCCTGCACACTGTGCTGACGATTATTTTCTGCGTGGTTGCCGCCGGTTGCCTCGGCTGGGCTGGATTCTGGTTGCTCATGCACTGCCTGGGCGGGCAGACCCCGGGCAAACGCCCGATATGGTGGCGTGAAGCAGTTGCCGCGAAGTTCGCCTGGCGTAACCTCTCGCGTATGCCCGCCTACCTGGGCGCTCGCACCTGCATCCTGCCGGTGGAGAACCCGCACCTGACCAAGCCGTATTCGGGGTCGTGGACTCGCCCGCTCGGTGCGACCATGCCCGGGTACAGCTCCAACGGTGAGTTTATTGACGGTTTTGACGAATTCGGGCGCAAGATGCCGCGCATCTACCCGGTGGGCCCCGAACCGACTGTTTTTGAGATGGCACGCTGGGGTAAGTCGGTGAGCTCTGACCAGCTGCTGACAACGTTCCTGCCGACGGCTCCGTTTGAGCGTCTGCGTCTGCCCGGCACCATGACGGGCCCCTTCACCTTTGCGGGGGAGGTGCCGCACGGTGCGGTGACGAAGTGGCCTCGCCGCAGCGGCGCAAACCGAGCCTTCGGCTCCTACGCTCGTCTGGGTGAAATCACCGAACGCAAGGTGGAGCTGCTGGTCGACCACCGCATCATTGCGGCGCTGCAGACCACCCGCGAAAGCTACGAACGCCGACACAGCTGGATGCTCGCCTTCACCGACATCGCAGACGGCGACTTCACGATGGACGCTGACGAGAACGGCAACCTGCGCATCACCTTCGGCACGATTGTCGAGGGCTACGAGACTCCGTGGGTCTTCACTAGCACCCTGAAAGACAGCCCGCGACTGCGCCGCAAGGTACACCACGCCATGAGGGAACGCCGCGTGCTCAAGCAGAGTAGCGGCGAGCTGATGGACTGGTACTTCGTGCCGAAGCTCAGCGAGTTCCCGCACGGTCCGGTCACGAATGAGCTTCCCGAAGAGTTCTACTTCAAGTCCAATATCATGGTCACGAACCGTCACGAGAGCTCCTCGCGTGCCACGGGTGAGGCACACTAG
- a CDS encoding non-canonical purine NTP pyrophosphatase has translation MADAKIVLASHNKGKLKELREILRGRIDGLDVDTQVVDASSVNAPDVPETGVTFAENSLLKARAVAEATGLVAIADDSGLSVDVLNGAPGIFSARWAGSHGDDTANLNLLLAQLSDISAEHRGAKFCCAASVASPNGFEAVEYGELPGELLTAPAGEGGFGYDPILRPVELNGENALYEGQYAGKSCAEIPSEIKNSISHRARAFEALIPQIAAALVS, from the coding sequence ATGGCAGACGCAAAGATTGTTCTGGCAAGCCACAATAAGGGCAAGCTCAAGGAACTGCGCGAAATTCTGCGCGGACGCATTGACGGCCTGGACGTTGACACCCAGGTGGTTGACGCCTCCAGCGTGAACGCCCCCGACGTTCCCGAAACCGGCGTGACCTTCGCTGAGAACTCCCTGCTGAAGGCGCGCGCTGTTGCCGAGGCAACCGGTCTGGTCGCTATTGCTGACGATTCCGGCCTGTCGGTGGATGTGCTCAATGGCGCTCCCGGTATTTTCTCGGCACGCTGGGCGGGTAGCCACGGTGATGACACCGCGAACCTGAACCTGCTGCTGGCTCAGCTGAGCGATATTTCTGCCGAGCACCGCGGCGCGAAGTTCTGCTGCGCGGCGTCGGTTGCCTCCCCGAACGGTTTTGAGGCGGTCGAGTACGGCGAGCTGCCCGGCGAGCTGCTGACCGCACCGGCGGGGGAGGGCGGCTTCGGCTACGACCCGATCCTGCGCCCCGTGGAGCTGAACGGTGAGAACGCCCTGTACGAGGGGCAGTACGCTGGCAAGTCTTGCGCTGAGATTCCCTCCGAAATTAAGAACTCGATTAGCCACCGTGCGCGTGCTTTTGAGGCGCTGATTCCTCAGATTGCTGCCGCGCTGGTCTCCTAA
- the rph gene encoding ribonuclease PH: MTATREDGRALNELRPITITRGWSRNAEGSALIEFGNTRVLCTASFTEGVPRWLKGEGKGWVTAEYAMLPRATNTRSSRESLKGRVGGRTHEISRLIGRSLRAVINMDELGENTIVLDCDVLQADGGTRTASITGAYVALADAISWAKEQKILPAKANPLIDSVSAISVGIIDGTPMLDLPYTEDVRAETDMNVVVTGSGKFVEVQGTAEGAPFDRDELNSLLDLALEGTAELAQIQREALAH, translated from the coding sequence ATGACTGCAACCCGCGAAGACGGCCGCGCCCTCAACGAACTGCGCCCCATCACCATTACCCGCGGCTGGTCCCGCAACGCTGAGGGTTCCGCCCTCATCGAGTTCGGCAACACCCGCGTGCTGTGCACCGCATCCTTCACCGAGGGCGTGCCGCGCTGGCTCAAGGGCGAGGGTAAGGGCTGGGTGACCGCCGAGTACGCGATGCTGCCGCGCGCCACCAACACCCGTTCTTCTCGCGAGTCGCTGAAGGGCCGCGTGGGTGGCCGCACCCACGAGATTTCTCGCCTGATTGGTCGCTCCCTGCGTGCGGTCATCAACATGGATGAGCTGGGCGAGAACACCATCGTGCTCGACTGTGACGTTCTGCAGGCTGACGGCGGCACCCGCACCGCCTCCATCACCGGCGCGTACGTGGCGCTGGCTGATGCTATTTCTTGGGCGAAGGAGCAGAAGATTCTGCCCGCTAAGGCGAACCCGCTGATCGATTCGGTGTCCGCAATTTCGGTGGGCATTATTGACGGCACCCCCATGCTGGACCTGCCCTACACCGAAGACGTTCGCGCCGAGACCGACATGAACGTGGTCGTCACCGGCAGCGGCAAGTTCGTTGAGGTTCAGGGCACCGCCGAGGGCGCGCCTTTCGACCGCGACGAGCTCAACAGCCTGCTCGACCTGGCGCTGGAAGGCACCGCTGAACTGGCTCAGATTCAGCGTGAAGCACTGGCACACTAA
- a CDS encoding MBL fold metallo-hydrolase: MRLTVIGCTGSFPGPVSPASCYMLTATDFAGRTWRIIMDMGNGSLGMLQRHIDLSDIDAILISHLHPDHCIDLSGLHVAVKWDPRGWPKGRIPLYGPAAINEYLSATHGLDPEPGMSTEFEYHTWTEGEPVQIGPFRVEPFRVVHPSKDPYALRITCNDREGHTVFSYSGDTDLCEGLVKAARGADLFLCEAAYQEGRDDALRGIHLTGKRAGEAATEAGVRNLLLTHLPVWNDPDIAYAEARSAFSGPVGIAEMAASYRIYPRPTEANPVTSTLNVVEVLDPPLNTAIALPKPELD; this comes from the coding sequence ATGCGTCTAACCGTTATCGGTTGCACGGGCTCCTTTCCCGGCCCCGTCTCACCGGCTAGTTGCTACATGCTCACCGCCACGGACTTCGCGGGTCGAACCTGGCGCATCATCATGGACATGGGCAACGGCTCCCTCGGCATGCTCCAGCGCCATATCGACCTGAGCGATATCGACGCGATTCTGATTTCGCACCTGCACCCGGACCACTGCATCGACCTGTCCGGTCTGCACGTGGCGGTCAAGTGGGATCCGCGCGGCTGGCCCAAGGGCCGCATTCCGCTATACGGCCCCGCCGCGATTAACGAGTACCTTTCGGCGACTCACGGCCTGGACCCGGAGCCGGGCATGAGCACCGAGTTCGAGTACCACACCTGGACTGAGGGTGAGCCCGTACAGATTGGTCCCTTCCGCGTGGAGCCGTTCCGTGTGGTTCACCCCTCGAAGGACCCGTACGCGCTGCGCATCACCTGCAACGACCGCGAGGGTCACACCGTGTTCTCGTACTCGGGCGATACCGACCTGTGCGAGGGCCTGGTCAAGGCTGCGCGCGGTGCTGACCTGTTCCTCTGCGAGGCGGCCTACCAGGAGGGCCGTGACGACGCTCTGCGCGGTATTCACCTGACCGGCAAGCGCGCCGGCGAGGCCGCCACGGAGGCGGGCGTGCGTAACCTGCTGCTGACCCACCTGCCCGTGTGGAACGACCCGGACATCGCCTACGCGGAGGCGCGTAGTGCCTTCTCCGGTCCGGTCGGCATTGCCGAAATGGCGGCAAGCTACCGCATCTACCCGCGCCCGACGGAGGCTAACCCGGTCACGTCCACCCTGAATGTGGTGGAGGTGCTCGACCCGCCGCTGAACACCGCGATTGCGCTCCCTAAGCCCGAGCTAGATTAG
- the murI gene encoding glutamate racemase: MSDSIDATNPYRARTPWGSPAPVGPTAAAPIGVFDSGVGGLTVARAIMDQLPHERIIYVGDTAHGPYGPLKIAEVRANALRIMDELVDSGVKMLVIACNTASAAVLRDARERYTRQYGIPVIEVIQPAARRALAATRNRKIGVIATEATVTSRAYEDTFAITPNLEVHSVACPRFVEFVEKGITSGPELLETAREYLQPLKDAGVDTLVLGCTHYPLLAGVISYIMGEDVTLVSSADETAKDVYRELLNHAIESPVPEENPHHEFLATGESETFSQLARRFLGPEVTNVRHTSSVAERYPTGSLAALTPEMLAAHRSITLDESADPAEAAHTVAGTEFSGTTPKDDTSCV, translated from the coding sequence ATGAGTGACAGCATTGATGCAACCAATCCCTACCGTGCCCGCACCCCCTGGGGAAGCCCCGCGCCCGTAGGCCCCACCGCCGCGGCACCCATCGGCGTCTTCGACTCCGGCGTTGGCGGACTCACCGTGGCACGCGCCATCATGGACCAGCTGCCTCACGAACGCATCATTTACGTCGGCGACACCGCCCACGGCCCCTACGGCCCCCTCAAAATCGCAGAAGTACGCGCCAATGCCCTGCGCATCATGGACGAACTCGTCGACTCCGGCGTGAAAATGCTCGTCATCGCCTGCAACACCGCCTCCGCAGCGGTGCTCCGCGACGCCCGCGAACGCTACACCCGCCAGTACGGCATCCCCGTCATTGAGGTGATTCAGCCCGCCGCCCGCCGTGCGCTCGCCGCAACCCGCAACCGCAAGATCGGCGTGATTGCAACCGAGGCGACCGTCACCTCCCGCGCCTACGAGGACACTTTCGCGATCACCCCGAACCTTGAGGTGCACTCGGTGGCGTGCCCGCGCTTCGTGGAGTTCGTGGAGAAGGGCATTACCTCCGGCCCCGAGCTGCTGGAGACCGCCCGCGAGTACCTGCAGCCGCTCAAGGATGCCGGCGTGGACACCCTCGTGCTCGGCTGTACCCACTACCCGCTGCTGGCCGGCGTGATTTCCTACATTATGGGTGAGGATGTCACCCTGGTTTCCTCCGCGGATGAGACCGCGAAGGACGTGTACCGCGAACTGCTCAACCACGCCATTGAAAGCCCGGTCCCCGAGGAAAACCCGCACCACGAATTCCTCGCCACCGGCGAATCTGAGACGTTCTCGCAGCTGGCGCGCCGCTTCCTCGGCCCCGAGGTCACCAACGTTCGCCACACCAGCTCCGTGGCTGAACGCTACCCGACCGGCTCGCTTGCGGCACTCACCCCCGAAATGCTTGCGGCACACCGCAGCATCACCCTCGACGAATCGGCAGATCCTGCAGAGGCAGCACACACTGTCGCGGGCACCGAATTTTCCGGCACCACCCCTAAGGACGACACCTCATGCGTCTAA
- a CDS encoding DUF2017 domain-containing protein, with translation MARPFRRTPGGYTASFEPAERDLIRELAEDVRALLRPADTTADGGTVDPLEALVGITENPTIPADSAVARLLPAASSDDEAATEYRRYTERDLRETKRANLAMLAFDIESSDLRLNEEHARAWAAALGDIRLVLADRLYIVDEDTAEDIAAFTDPSEIETQEEYMAVVYNFVSWVQDSLMLAMLDGLDDEEEEKSGGVFGGANGGANEQE, from the coding sequence ATGGCGCGACCCTTCCGCCGCACCCCCGGAGGCTACACCGCCTCCTTCGAACCCGCCGAACGTGACCTGATTCGCGAACTCGCCGAAGACGTGCGCGCGCTACTGCGCCCGGCAGATACCACCGCCGACGGCGGCACCGTCGACCCGTTGGAGGCGCTGGTCGGCATCACCGAAAACCCCACTATCCCCGCCGACAGTGCCGTAGCACGCCTGCTACCCGCCGCAAGCAGTGACGACGAGGCCGCCACCGAATACCGCCGCTATACCGAACGCGACCTGCGCGAAACTAAACGCGCGAACCTCGCAATGCTCGCCTTCGACATTGAGTCCAGCGACCTGCGCCTGAACGAAGAACACGCCCGCGCTTGGGCTGCTGCGCTCGGCGATATCCGCTTGGTGCTCGCCGACCGCCTCTACATCGTGGACGAAGACACCGCAGAAGATATTGCGGCGTTCACCGACCCTTCCGAGATCGAGACCCAAGAAGAGTACATGGCCGTGGTGTACAACTTCGTCTCCTGGGTTCAGGACTCGCTCATGCTCGCCATGCTCGACGGGCTGGACGATGAAGAAGAGGAAAAGTCCGGCGGAGTATTTGGCGGGGCAAATGGCGGGGCAAACGAGCAAGAATAG
- the clpS gene encoding ATP-dependent Clp protease adapter ClpS has product MNTTAVTLSTGTLEDTDLDTALENILAADIPWNVIVWNDPVNLMTYVSYVFRSHFGYSRARAEELMLQVHNNGKAIVFTGSREDAEKHTQAMHAWGLLATFEKVEN; this is encoded by the coding sequence ATGAACACTACCGCCGTGACCCTCTCCACCGGAACCCTCGAGGACACCGACCTCGACACCGCCCTGGAGAACATCCTCGCCGCAGACATCCCCTGGAACGTCATCGTCTGGAACGACCCCGTCAACCTCATGACCTACGTGTCCTACGTTTTCCGTAGCCACTTTGGCTACTCCCGTGCCCGCGCCGAAGAACTCATGCTGCAGGTGCACAACAACGGCAAGGCAATCGTCTTCACCGGCTCCCGCGAAGACGCCGAAAAACACACCCAGGCAATGCACGCCTGGGGCCTGCTGGCAACCTTCGAGAAAGTAGAAAACTAA
- a CDS encoding nicotinate phosphoribosyltransferase, with product MATTSLLTDHYELTMLQAALASGAANRKCTFEVFTRRLPAGRRYGVLAGTGRFLEGLANFRFNDEELSFLSSRNIVNKETLSYLESFTFSGNIRGYAEGEAFFPHSPVLQVEGTFAEACVLETYLLSILNFDSAVASAASRMSAAAGNRPCLEMGSRRAHERAAVSAARAAVIAGFAGTSNLEAGLRYGLHTIGTSAHAFTLLHDSEREAFEAQLRSLGARTTLLVDTYNVDEAVRLGVELAGEELGGVRLDSGDLVATAARVRELLDSLGNTHTKITVTSDLDEYAIASLAAAPVDSYGVGTKLVTGSGAPTSSMVYKVVERENSAGEMQPVAKASAGKASIGGAKRAARRLNSMGIATAEVLGTHEDPNLLEGTRPLMVDFVRNGELLPGFTGEEGVRRATARHVASLAELPEAARRLSEGEPIIPTEFI from the coding sequence ATGGCTACTACTTCCCTTCTCACCGACCACTACGAACTGACCATGCTCCAGGCGGCACTCGCCTCCGGCGCAGCCAACCGTAAGTGCACCTTCGAAGTCTTCACCCGCCGCCTGCCCGCGGGCCGCCGCTACGGCGTCCTCGCAGGCACCGGCCGATTCCTCGAAGGCCTCGCTAACTTCCGCTTCAACGACGAAGAACTCTCCTTCCTCTCCTCCCGCAATATCGTCAACAAAGAGACCCTCTCCTACCTCGAATCCTTCACCTTCAGCGGCAACATCCGCGGCTACGCAGAAGGCGAAGCGTTCTTCCCCCACTCCCCCGTCCTGCAGGTCGAAGGCACCTTCGCCGAAGCGTGCGTCCTCGAAACCTACCTGCTGTCCATCCTGAACTTTGACTCCGCCGTGGCGAGCGCCGCCTCCCGCATGAGCGCAGCCGCTGGCAACCGCCCCTGCCTCGAAATGGGTTCGCGCCGCGCCCACGAACGCGCCGCCGTCTCCGCCGCACGCGCCGCCGTGATTGCCGGCTTCGCGGGCACCTCCAACCTGGAGGCTGGCCTGCGCTACGGCCTGCACACCATCGGCACCAGCGCCCACGCGTTCACCCTGCTGCACGACAGCGAACGTGAAGCGTTCGAGGCGCAGTTGCGTTCCCTCGGCGCCCGCACCACCCTGCTCGTCGACACCTACAACGTGGACGAGGCGGTCCGCCTCGGCGTGGAACTCGCGGGCGAAGAGCTTGGCGGCGTGCGCCTGGACTCCGGCGACCTGGTCGCCACCGCGGCACGTGTGCGTGAACTGCTCGACTCGCTTGGCAACACCCACACCAAGATCACCGTCACCAGCGACCTGGACGAGTACGCCATCGCATCCCTGGCGGCAGCACCCGTGGACTCCTACGGCGTGGGCACCAAGCTGGTCACCGGTTCCGGCGCGCCGACCTCCTCCATGGTGTACAAGGTCGTTGAGCGTGAGAACTCCGCCGGTGAAATGCAGCCGGTCGCTAAGGCGTCGGCTGGCAAGGCGTCCATCGGTGGCGCCAAGCGTGCGGCCCGCCGCCTCAACAGCATGGGCATTGCGACCGCCGAGGTTCTGGGCACCCACGAGGACCCGAACCTGCTCGAGGGCACCCGCCCGCTCATGGTGGACTTCGTCCGCAACGGCGAGCTGCTGCCCGGCTTCACCGGTGAGGAAGGCGTGCGCCGCGCAACCGCCCGCCACGTAGCATCCCTGGCTGAGCTTCCCGAAGCTGCCCGCCGCCTCTCGGAGGGTGAGCCGATCATTCCGACCGAGTTCATCTAA
- a CDS encoding isochorismatase family protein → MSKALIIVDVQNDFCAGGTLATERGADVAALISEYVENNHHRYDAIIATQDWHIDPGSHFSDTPDYVDSWPVHCVAKSEGSQIHENLDTDYIEAYFRKGRFEAAYSGFEGLLAPEDEVATGEHEPGADASEDGPQTPLSEWLDERGIEFVDVVGIATDYCVSATARDAVDAGYETRVLLDLTAPVHEDKLDDVVAELEDEGVEVVEVL, encoded by the coding sequence ATGTCTAAGGCACTGATTATTGTTGACGTGCAGAACGATTTCTGCGCCGGCGGCACCCTCGCCACCGAGCGCGGTGCGGACGTTGCCGCACTGATTAGCGAATACGTGGAGAACAACCACCACCGCTACGACGCGATTATTGCCACCCAGGACTGGCATATCGATCCGGGCTCGCACTTCTCTGACACCCCCGACTACGTTGACTCCTGGCCGGTGCACTGCGTCGCCAAGAGCGAAGGCTCGCAGATTCACGAGAACCTGGACACCGACTACATTGAGGCGTACTTCCGCAAGGGCCGCTTCGAGGCAGCCTACTCGGGTTTTGAGGGTCTTCTCGCCCCTGAGGATGAGGTCGCAACCGGCGAGCACGAGCCTGGTGCGGATGCGTCCGAGGACGGTCCGCAGACTCCCCTGTCGGAGTGGCTGGATGAGCGCGGTATCGAGTTCGTCGATGTTGTCGGTATCGCCACCGATTATTGCGTGTCGGCAACCGCTCGCGATGCGGTCGATGCAGGCTACGAGACTCGCGTGCTGCTTGACCTGACCGCGCCCGTGCACGAGGACAAGCTCGACGACGTGGTTGCCGAGCTTGAAGATGAGGGCGTCGAGGTGGTTGAGGTTCTCTAA